The DNA sequence CCGAAGGCCTATTTTAATCAGATGGAGAAGGCCGGCTTGGGGATGTTGTATTGGCTTATTTCTTCTTTTGTTCTAATCAAGGTATTTTTCTACTTTTGCCAGTAAATCTTCTATTTGAAATGGTTTTGCAATAAAATCATCCGCACCTGCTTCTTTTGCAAGCCGCGCTACATTTCTGTCTGCTGAAATGATAATAACCGGAATATCTTTCGTATCTTCATTACTTTTTAAGTATCTGCATGCATCTCTGCCGTTCCATCCTTGCATCCAGATATCAAGCAGAATTAAGTCAGGCTTTTCTTTTAGTTTGTCTTTAACCGTTTGGCCATCAACTATTGGTATAACTTCATAACCGAATTCTTCGAGCATGATAGTCAATGCATCAACAATGGCCAGGTTATCCTCTGCAAGGATGATTTTTTTCTTTCTGCCAGTCATGTTTTATCTCCTCCCGGTATTCTTGTGTTGCTTAAAGTTTTCGCTGTTTGAGTGGTAATGAAAAGCAAAAAGTAGAACCTTTTCCCTTTTCAGACTCAACCCAAATTTTGCCGTTATGATGCTTGATTATTTCTGAAGCGATGTAAAGGCCTAATCCTATCCCCGCATGGGATTCCGGACCAGAAGTGACAACACGGTAAAATCGTTCAAATACTTTCTCTTGATCCTCTTTCGAAATGCCACACCCAAAATCCTGCACATAGAGGGTAACACGTTCTTTATCCGTTTTTGTTTTTATTATGATGGTATCCGCATGCGGAGAGTACTTGATAGCATTTGAGAGAAAATTAGTAATGACTTGTCCTATGCGGCCACGGTCTCCAGCGATTGTCTTTGCTTTTGCAAGCTGTTGTACTAAGGTATGCTGAGTTGTCGTCCGCTGCATTTCCTCAGCAATTTCTCCAATAAGCTCGTTAAAATCAAAGAGTTCTTCATGAAACTGTAATTTTCCACCCTCAATTTTGGTAATATCAAGCAAATCACCAATAAGGCTGGTAAGTTTGTCAATCTGTGCATCCATCTTTCCTACCATCCCGGCTGATTTCATATCTCCGGCCTTTTGGAATCTATGCTGAAGTATTTGTGCATATGCTTTGATACTGGTAACAGGGGTTTTTAATTCATGTGAGGCAATACCAATAAATTCATCTTTTTGCCGTTCAAGCCTCCTCTGTTCTTCTTCAGCTTTCTTCCGTTCAGTAATATCTTCAATAGAAAGAAGAATAAGTGGCTTCTTTTCCAGTCTTTGTTGCAATATTCGGGCGTTGAGAATCATGGTTTTTTTCCCAATTGTTTCAAAGTCATGTTCTACAACAAAGTCCTCAAGCATGTTTTTGTATGGAAGAATTTCCAGAAGGAGTGTACGCAGCTTTGGAATATCCCATTGTCTATTCCCTAAATCGTAGAGTAATTTATTTTTTGTCTCTTTTGGCCTTACCTTGAAGGTTTCATAGAACGACTTGTTTGCTATTTTTATTCGGAGATTACTATCGAGCACTATAAGCGGTACTCGAACTGTTTTGATGATTGCTTCGGCGTAATCACGGGCAGTCATTATCTCATCGTTGCGGATTTCCAGTTCTTCATTGAGTGCCTTGGTCTCTTCGTTGCTTGCCTGGAGTTCTTCAATGGCAGATTGCAACTCTTTGTTCATAACATCTAACTCGTCGATAATCTCATTGGCGTATTCCTGCGTGAGTGACAAGGCTTCTCTCAACTTGCTTATTCTTTGCTGGCGAGGGAATTGTTGCAAAACTTCAGGTTGCATTGTACTGGCAGGCTTGGGAGCAGAAGGATAATCCTTTCCTGCTGGTACATTCACAGTATCTTGTAAATCTTCCGATGCAAGGCTAACATCTATGTCTTTACGGGAGTAAATTCTCTGTTTGCTGTCTATGGTATGAAATAGTTTAGATGCTTCGCCAAGCCCTTCAGCTTTTCCCAATACCAGAAACCCATGAGAAGCCAGAGCCTGGTGCATCCTGATAAGCGCCTTTTTTTGTAACCCTTGCCCTAAGTAAATAAGGAGATTATGGCAACTAATCAGGTCGGCATTGGTAAGTGGCGGATTATGCGCGACATCATGCACCTCAAATTCACACAGTGTGCGAATCGCTTGCTTGATCTGATACCCGCCATTCTTTTTGGTGAAGAACCGGCGGAGACGCTGTGGCGAGACATGGTTGATAAGATCTTTCTTATACAGACCCTTCCGGGCTTCTCTGATAGCATCCTCATCTATATCTGTGGCAAAAATT is a window from the Candidatus Jettenia sp. genome containing:
- a CDS encoding response regulator; its protein translation is MTGRKKKIILAEDNLAIVDALTIMLEEFGYEVIPIVDGQTVKDKLKEKPDLILLDIWMQGWNGRDACRYLKSNEDTKDIPVIIISADRNVARLAKEAGADDFIAKPFQIEDLLAKVEKYLD
- a CDS encoding ATP-binding protein, whose protein sequence is MKLVKRNNNNRFISDSDTILAILHTRTGIDFSQYKSTTVNRRIQRRMLLNHIKTLPEYRTFLEKNPDEVNALRRDMLIHVTSFFREFDQFEVLKKSVFPTLAQNRSSKTPITVWVPGCATGEEAYSLAIAFQEFLGKKALLRRIKIFATDIDEDAIREARKGLYKKDLINHVSPQRLRRFFTKKNGGYQIKQAIRTLCEFEVHDVAHNPPLTNADLISCHNLLIYLGQGLQKKALIRMHQALASHGFLVLGKAEGLGEASKLFHTIDSKQRIYSRKDIDVSLASEDLQDTVNVPAGKDYPSAPKPASTMQPEVLQQFPRQQRISKLREALSLTQEYANEIIDELDVMNKELQSAIEELQASNEETKALNEELEIRNDEIMTARDYAEAIIKTVRVPLIVLDSNLRIKIANKSFYETFKVRPKETKNKLLYDLGNRQWDIPKLRTLLLEILPYKNMLEDFVVEHDFETIGKKTMILNARILQQRLEKKPLILLSIEDITERKKAEEEQRRLERQKDEFIGIASHELKTPVTSIKAYAQILQHRFQKAGDMKSAGMVGKMDAQIDKLTSLIGDLLDITKIEGGKLQFHEELFDFNELIGEIAEEMQRTTTQHTLVQQLAKAKTIAGDRGRIGQVITNFLSNAIKYSPHADTIIIKTKTDKERVTLYVQDFGCGISKEDQEKVFERFYRVVTSGPESHAGIGLGLYIASEIIKHHNGKIWVESEKGKGSTFCFSLPLKQRKL